A window from Solanum stenotomum isolate F172 chromosome 7, ASM1918654v1, whole genome shotgun sequence encodes these proteins:
- the LOC125871578 gene encoding transcription repressor OFP1-like, translated as MGNYRFKLSDMVPNAWFYKLKDLGKSRSQIKRKRTSSSTSLSSSIFYSSSNLQQHHRKSYYFSRNLRPNNSHQTNVTLSKHIPTSNNFSETPSKYSKKRKNIMRRNTPKCVNSPFSSEPQSSLHSPKSMILSPSHRRCNDHILDSVLKIDLPPIITKSNKKEEKTELKFLTVKTEQSTSPKRRISVSSSSIGVKLRTKSPRVVSRKSVSSRTSYAVVKSSKDPHRDFKESMVEMIVKTNIKTSKDLEELLACYLSLNSDHHHNLIIKVFKQIWFDIQLK; from the coding sequence ATGGGTAATTATAGATTTAAACTATCAGATATGGTACCAAACGCTTGGTTTTACAAGCTCAAGGACCTGGGAAAAAGCCGAAGCCAAATCAAGAGAAAACGAACATCTTCATCAACCTCATTATCATCTTCAATATTTTACTCATCATCAAATCTTCAACAGCACCATAGAAAATCATATTACTTTTCAAGAAACCTTAGACCTAATAATTCTCATCAAACCAATGTAACACTGTCTAAGCATATCCCAACTTCCAACAATTTCTCAGAAACACCAAGTAAATATTCcaagaaaaggaagaacattatgAGGAGAAACACTCCTAAATGTGTCAATTCCCCCTTTTCCTCTGAACCACAATCCTCTCTTCATTCTCCCAAATCCATGATTTTGTCACCATCTCATCGTCGTTGCAATGATCATATATTAGACTCTGTTTTGAAAATCGATCTTCCTCCAATTATAACCAAGTCCaacaaaaaggaagaaaaaacagAGCTCAAGTTTTTAACAGTGAAAACAGAACAGAGTACAAGTCCAAAAAGAAGAATTTCAGTGAGTTCATCATCAATTGGGGTGAAGTTGAGAACAAAATCTCCTAGAGTAGTAAGCAGAAAAAGTGTTTCTTCAAGAACAAGCTATGCAGTGGTGAAGTCATCTAAAGATCCACACAGAGATTTCAAAGAATCCATGGTAGAGATGATAGTGAAGACTAACATAAAGACATCTAAAGATTTAGAAGAACTTCTTGCTTGTTATCTTTCATTGAATTCAGATCACCACCATAATCTCATCATCAAGGTTTTCAAGCAAATCTGGTTTGATattcaactaaaataa